GCCGAACAAATTACCCATCGTCTTGAATGATACCGTGCCGGCGCATCAACTTAAAATGCCCGAACCGGAAGGCGTGTTGCGCGTTCACTTGGTTGAGgcgaaaaatttgatgaaaatggaCATTGGTATGTTGGGCAAAGGTAAATCCGATCCGTATGCGATCATCTCCGTTGGCGCACAACAATTCAAAACGGCGACAATTAACAACACGGTGAACCCCAAATGGGATTATTGGTGTGAAGTAAGTTTTTTCCGgaacatttttcatgatttttatcaaaagtcaCATTCATTTAATCGATCATCGAACCATTGGAAGACAAATTGGAAGGTTTTTAGTTCACTCGCATGTCAtagcgaaaaaatttcattcacggctcttttccttttttgacttgaaataattagaaatgtgttagaaattcctttttttgcaCTTAGAAGAAATagttttcactaaaaattgaatgctAACGTTCATGACTTCCATTTTTCACATAGATTTGACTTACTCGAGTGATGTTTGATgctaaaattccttttaacaAACGCTTTGATGcgctttcttttaaatttctctcacacaaattacactttttaataaaaaaaaaataattaaaatgtcacTCTATCctcttttttaacgaaaaaatcttattagaaGATGAAAATTAACGTCACAGCACGTTTCCCGTTAACAAACTTCTCCTccgtagatttttttatcaaatttttcattcattcacttttctcttattttttaattttcgataaagattttttttttatttcaaaacaaattttaatttattattcaaatcatgacaaaaaaaaaccatctaAACCAATTGCCAGGCAAATGTCTACGCAGGCAGTGGACAAACGCTTCAGGTTCAACTTTATGACAAAGACGATGCGAAAGATGACGAATTTATGGGAAGGTGAGCGTTTTTCAcgtaaaacaaatatttattattggtGACGGTcgaatttaacacaaaaaaaatgtataattggagacttgaaacaaaaaatttgtagaaaataaCATTAgaatcgacaaaaaattatgtaaacaTTGGAAGCGAGTTCCAATTCGAAAAAACGTTGTAAAAgtgaaaatgtataaatttgcATTTCAAGTGCATGtcagttcaatatttttttcacctgACCTTTGAAAGTTGCTTTCGTGCTGTAAAATTTAGCAAGTAGCTGTAGTTAGTAgcgtagaatttttttttatgtgagaaaattgaccaatttttttttgtatgaaaaattaattattttttgattttttatttaattattttaatttttggataaatttttaaaaactaattaatttttaattgaataattaattttgttaaaataattaatttaattaaataattattttttaattttaatttttggattaatattaattttagagattttttttatttaaaaattttttaaatttaaatatttttttatccaaaatattttaataattattctaatttatttcaataattatttattaatttataatttattttagtttaatttatcaataaactaattatttaattaattaaaatttttaaaaatgaatccgaaacttaattttttaatttaaaaaaaatcataaaaataataatttttatacaaaataaaattttgtcaatttttctcacaaaatagtaattttaagTAGTTATTTAGTAATATTTAGTGCATCAACACGCTTTTATAGACGACTTAGCATGCAAAATTGCTGATAATGTTGTTAAGAATTTCAAGCCGTCATGCCCTGCCTTCATCCGTGCCTTCGTTCAAAGCTGCTTAGAGTCCATTTTCATCGACTCTCATCTCATTTTCCAtcgaaattttcactaaatttcataaatttttaattattttttataaaaattgttaaaaaaaattttgtgaatgtcCCAAATCACTCATttgtgatgcaaaaaaaaaaattataggctGAAGTTAACGCAACTGTGGGACAAGAAATTGAATTCGAACTGTGGGATTACGATCCAGGTTTTCCGGGCGTACAAAACGACGATTTTCTTGGAAGGTGTGGTTCTGAaggttttaaagttttttttttgtagtgaagtgagcttgaaatttttttcttcatttttttcgtgtggcgTGGTTTTTTTCGTATCTGGGATCCATTCTGAAAATCATTCGTTCATTCAtcaaacttactttttttttactaacaactcaacttttttttttgtaacataacgaatttttcttcctttcgtTGCtcattgtacaaaaaaaaaaaaataatttcgttcGTTACTAACAAACAAAGGCATGTGTCGACGTTGTTCATCATACCCTGATAAACATTCGGTTGTTCGACTGGGATCGCACAGGAGAAGCAGATCCTCTTGGAAGGTTCGGAAGTATAAAAACGCATCCATGTGTCTtgtcttagattttttttctatcaaaaaataaatctttcttAATGTCGTTCCCTCTGAAAGTAGCAAAAATCTCGCTACAAGCACCGTTTTTTGATATTGCTATGAAATAATTCGTcaacatacattttttatgcacCATAAATTCATATGTGAGCATGAAAGTCccttgtaagaaaattttcttttgtttaaaaatgaggCCATTTCTCTTCTTTGTAATTGGAGACATAAAATTCACATGAAATTCGcctgtttttgtgttttccctgcttgaaatttgatgtttttttgtttgaactcCAAAttcctgtaaaaatttttccgttttttgtttattttggtcCTTTGAACTTGTGTGTACCTGTAATTGTAAGTAGAATTAGTCAAAATTAGTGCTTCAAATGCTTTCGTAGATGttgtttagttttaaaaaatgtgttagatgtgcttttttgaaaatttttcacagatttttaatattttttttgttttttaatgtttttagagCAACTATCGAGATCAGCACCATTGTACAAAAAGGAGAATTCGATACCGTAAGTTACTTTCAATACaatatttgaagatttttcgttaatttttttgatttttttcaacagtgGCTTGAATTGGAACAAGCTAAACATGGTTCAATCCATTTGCGATTGTCGTGGATGACTTTGAGCAGTGATCGTAATGACTTACAAGCAGCACTTGAGGAGACACAACTCTTGCGGGTTAATTCAATGAGCACGGCGATCTTAACCGTTTTTCTTGACTCAGCGAAAAATTTGCCGGTATgacaatttcattcaaaaaatttaaattttttataaatttttgatttttttagcatCCTCGTCCTCAAAGCAACCCCGATCCGTTCGTCGTTATTTctgtaaacaaaaaagaagaacgTACTGCGGTTCAAATGCGTTCTGACGAGCCAGTTTGGGAACAAGGCTACACGTTCCTCGTGAGTAATCCTGAAAACGACACCATCCAGTTCAAAGTCATCGATCAAAAGACAACTTCGTCTTTGGGTACCCTAACGTACATCATCAGTCAATTGTTACCACGTGACAAAATGGAGATTCGTTCACAACCGTTCGCTCTGCAAAATGCTGGACCCGAATCAAAACTCCTTATGTCGATGTCTTTGCGGATTTTGAAAGCGCATCGTCCTGACTTTGACTCGGAAGTCACTTCAAGCGTTGATGGTCCTCAAATTCCCGGATTAAGTCGTTCGAGCTCCATGAAAGCTGCTTCCGTGTTGCCGCCAACGATGAAAAAACAAGACTCCCGAATCTCACAATCGTCCGTCGCGGCATCCATTGACGAAGCAGTTGCCGCTGTCGAAGACGAAATGACACGTGGCTCGCAATCCGAGTTGATGTCAGCATCGCCCACGAACAACGCCACACAATTGGAGAATCAAACGTTGTATCATCGCACGCCAAGTACCACATCTTCCGCTGGCGTCGATGGCTTGGGACGCATCCAATTGACGCTACGTTTCAACATCCAACGACAAAAACTCGTCGTCATCGTGCACAAAATCGCCAATATTCCATTGAAGGACCCAAGCAACATCCCCGATCCGTATGTCAAGTTGTACTTGTTGCCGGGACGCGCAAAGGAATCCAAACGCAAAACAAACGTCGTGAAGGACAATTGCGATCCGGTGTACGATGCCACGTTTGAGTACATTATTTCGCCCGCGGAAATGAACAATTCCGAGTTGGAAGTTACCGTTTGCACGCAAAAAGGATTCTTGGGAGGCTCACCAGTTATTGGAATGGTAAAAGTACCGTTGGGCAATCCGGAGGTCTATAACGCACAAGGCATTACCACGTGGTACGATTTGCTTCATGAACACAAATTCGAGTAGAAAAGTAGTTTTTATCGACCATAATTGCAtttaacgttaatttttttgtgaaaaatgctCTAAAAACCTTTCAAACAGTCATTAGTGAGAGAAGCTTTTTATATCTGTGCCTTTCCCGTTATTTTTCCTCGTTGTTGCAAAGGAGAAACGTGAAGAGAGTCTCTATTAGATAGGAAAGTCTCGTGTGAAAAGGGACCCAAAtcctacaattttatttttgaaatctcataaattaacgaatatttaataaaagttttattattcatgTCCAAAATGacgagtttttattaattttcgtaaaatttttgtcctgaTCTCATCCTAAAATTGAGACGACTGAAATTGATAACTTAATACAAACggtaattttgaatatttttagttcattCAACGGTTAACAGATGTCGGTAATAGTGAATCTACTGTTAATTCATCTATTCGCCGCTAGTTTTGATCTTTAATGAGTAGTCAAgtcgaaagaaaaattgtttttaatgatttttttcaaaaatttaaccactttttgattgaatttaagtcaaaaatcacatttttaaatttaagttttgacaaatctcaatagagattttttttgacttaaatattttgtttcagattgacaaatgcaattattttaatttcatcaaattaagatTACATCATTGTAGTTGGAGGAAAAAGGATTAAGCTAAAAAAACCTCATCTTTTCTttcacatttcaaaaatttggaaaagttGCCATTGAATATATCAGATTTTTTCCAGTTGAGTGTTTAATTTGGTTAGAGTATCACAGGATAATATCAAGTTCGTCTCaaaaatgttcgagaaacacattaaaaaattcaatttcagttaaaaatgcTTTGTAAGGAGCAAAGAGTTCAATTTCTTCTTATAGCTAATCTTTGGTAATTCAATGTCACTCATATCACAGGTTGAATTAAAGATGCTGATGCAACGGTTTAAGGTGGAATTTACCTCGAAATCAGTCTTAGCTCTCTTCTCCACAAAAGGACGTTGTTTTCTCTATTAAATGTTCTTGATATTCTATTGATAGGTTCATTGGAAGTAAATTCTCGGCTGTGAAATGGGACATATAAAAGTCGACgttgtcttaaattttatgatatttcgcGAACTCTGGTATCACTCTTGACCTAAACGGATAATAATCAGATTTGTTTTCTTCGGTCCTTTGATAATTATATAGATTGTCATTGtaagtttatatttaataaattcagaaatttttaattttttttttcaaaggcaTTTTTAGTTCGATAAAAGATACTCAAAAACTCCATTATTcactaaaaatgtttaaaacctCAAAAGCTCATTccaggattttaaatttagtttttttcgaatactttaggcctaacaaacacaaaaccatcaaaaaatctcatgccacatatttttcaataaaaagataaaGTCGAGTGATGTGTGctcttttcgtaaaaattcatacaaaatttaatt
The sequence above is drawn from the Culicoides brevitarsis isolate CSIRO-B50_1 chromosome 1, AGI_CSIRO_Cbre_v1, whole genome shotgun sequence genome and encodes:
- the LOC134836154 gene encoding extended synaptotagmin-2 isoform X6, coding for MTGASKELSPEKASNDQFVDARPIDEGIIASVYSFAKKAATVGIVYLVGYMGWSVAWLIGPVILSVIRDQWQRKSDQRRNDAKAIATTDERRVILARLNDLPSWVFFPDVERCEWLNRILKQVWPNANDFARALIKDSIEPNVAKALAGYKLHNFHFDRVILGTIPIRIGGVKVYEKNVARNEIIMDLDIFYAGDCDITFTLGAMRGGIKDFQIHGMVRIVMKPLISVMPLIGGMQIFFLNNPNIDFNLVGVVDLLDMPGLSDILRRIIVEQVAAIMVLPNKLPIVLNDTVPAHQLKMPEPEGVLRVHLVEAKNLMKMDIGMLGKGKSDPYAIISVGAQQFKTATINNTVNPKWDYWCEAEVNATVGQEIEFELWDYDPGFPGVQNDDFLGRATIEISTIVQKGEFDTWLELEQAKHGSIHLRLSWMTLSSDRNDLQAALEETQLLRVNSMSTAILTVFLDSAKNLPHPRPQSNPDPFVVISVNKKEERTAVQMRSDEPVWEQGYTFLVSNPENDTIQFKVIDQKTTSSLGTLTYIISQLLPRDKMEIRSQPFALQNAGPESKLLMSMSLRILKAHRPDFDSEVTSSVDGPQIPGLSRSSSMKAASVLPPTMKKQDSRISQSSVAASIDEAVAAVEDEMTRGSQSELMSASPTNNATQLENQTLYHRTPSTTSSAGVDGLGRIQLTLRFNIQRQKLVVIVHKIANIPLKDPSNIPDPYVKLYLLPGRAKESKRKTNVVKDNCDPVYDATFEYIISPAEMNNSELEVTVCTQKGFLGGSPVIGMVKVPLGNPEVYNAQGITTWYDLLHEHKFE
- the LOC134836154 gene encoding extended synaptotagmin-2 isoform X4 encodes the protein MKYKRSSKKNDDASSSLLRQEQTLPSVPEAGPVVTQPSVDKSDAAKDTMTGASKELSPEKASNDQFVDARPIDEGIIASVYSFAKKAATVGIVYLVGYMGWSVAWLIGPVILSVIRDQWQRKSDQRRNDAKAIATTDERRVILARLNDLPSWVFFPDVERCEWLNRILKQVWPNANDFARALIKDSIEPNVAKALAGYKLHNFHFDRVILGTIPIRIGGVKVYEKNVARNEIIMDLDIFYAGDCDITFTLGAMRGGIKDFQIHGMVRIVMKPLISVMPLIGGMQIFFLNNPNIDFNLVGVVDLLDMPGLSDILRRIIVEQVAAIMVLPNKLPIVLNDTVPAHQLKMPEPEGVLRVHLVEAKNLMKMDIGMLGKGKSDPYAIISVGAQQFKTATINNTVNPKWDYWCEAEVNATVGQEIEFELWDYDPGFPGVQNDDFLGRATIEISTIVQKGEFDTWLELEQAKHGSIHLRLSWMTLSSDRNDLQAALEETQLLRVNSMSTAILTVFLDSAKNLPHPRPQSNPDPFVVISVNKKEERTAVQMRSDEPVWEQGYTFLVSNPENDTIQFKVIDQKTTSSLGTLTYIISQLLPRDKMEIRSQPFALQNAGPESKLLMSMSLRILKAHRPDFDSEVTSSVDGPQIPGLSRSSSMKAASVLPPTMKKQDSRISQSSVAASIDEAVAAVEDEMTRGSQSELMSASPTNNATQLENQTLYHRTPSTTSSAGVDGLGRIQLTLRFNIQRQKLVVIVHKIANIPLKDPSNIPDPYVKLYLLPGRAKESKRKTNVVKDNCDPVYDATFEYIISPAEMNNSELEVTVCTQKGFLGGSPVIGMVKVPLGNPEVYNAQGITTWYDLLHEHKFE
- the LOC134836154 gene encoding extended synaptotagmin-2 isoform X5; its protein translation is MGNDDASSSLLRQEQTLPSVPEAGPVVTQPSVDKSDAAKDTMTGASKELSPEKASNDQFVDARPIDEGIIASVYSFAKKAATVGIVYLVGYMGWSVAWLIGPVILSVIRDQWQRKSDQRRNDAKAIATTDERRVILARLNDLPSWVFFPDVERCEWLNRILKQVWPNANDFARALIKDSIEPNVAKALAGYKLHNFHFDRVILGTIPIRIGGVKVYEKNVARNEIIMDLDIFYAGDCDITFTLGAMRGGIKDFQIHGMVRIVMKPLISVMPLIGGMQIFFLNNPNIDFNLVGVVDLLDMPGLSDILRRIIVEQVAAIMVLPNKLPIVLNDTVPAHQLKMPEPEGVLRVHLVEAKNLMKMDIGMLGKGKSDPYAIISVGAQQFKTATINNTVNPKWDYWCEAEVNATVGQEIEFELWDYDPGFPGVQNDDFLGRATIEISTIVQKGEFDTWLELEQAKHGSIHLRLSWMTLSSDRNDLQAALEETQLLRVNSMSTAILTVFLDSAKNLPHPRPQSNPDPFVVISVNKKEERTAVQMRSDEPVWEQGYTFLVSNPENDTIQFKVIDQKTTSSLGTLTYIISQLLPRDKMEIRSQPFALQNAGPESKLLMSMSLRILKAHRPDFDSEVTSSVDGPQIPGLSRSSSMKAASVLPPTMKKQDSRISQSSVAASIDEAVAAVEDEMTRGSQSELMSASPTNNATQLENQTLYHRTPSTTSSAGVDGLGRIQLTLRFNIQRQKLVVIVHKIANIPLKDPSNIPDPYVKLYLLPGRAKESKRKTNVVKDNCDPVYDATFEYIISPAEMNNSELEVTVCTQKGFLGGSPVIGMVKVPLGNPEVYNAQGITTWYDLLHEHKFE
- the LOC134836154 gene encoding extended synaptotagmin-2 isoform X2 is translated as MKYKRSSKKKKDKNVIYIQQEPKGLKSIFGNVMRGKGFFQSLICCSTQTDTYRNDDASSSLLRQEQTLPSVPEAGPVVTQPSVDKSDAAKDTMTGASKELSPEKASNDQFVDARPIDEGIIASVYSFAKKAATVGIVYLVGYMGWSVAWLIGPVILSVIRDQWQRKSDQRRNDAKAIATTDERRVILARLNDLPSWVFFPDVERCEWLNRILKQVWPNANDFARALIKDSIEPNVAKALAGYKLHNFHFDRVILGTIPIRIGGVKVYEKNVARNEIIMDLDIFYAGDCDITFTLGAMRGGIKDFQIHGMVRIVMKPLISVMPLIGGMQIFFLNNPNIDFNLVGVVDLLDMPGLSDILRRIIVEQVAAIMVLPNKLPIVLNDTVPAHQLKMPEPEGVLRVHLVEAKNLMKMDIGMLGKGKSDPYAIISVGAQQFKTATINNTVNPKWDYWCEANVYAGSGQTLQVQLYDKDDAKDDEFMGRATIEISTIVQKGEFDTWLELEQAKHGSIHLRLSWMTLSSDRNDLQAALEETQLLRVNSMSTAILTVFLDSAKNLPHPRPQSNPDPFVVISVNKKEERTAVQMRSDEPVWEQGYTFLVSNPENDTIQFKVIDQKTTSSLGTLTYIISQLLPRDKMEIRSQPFALQNAGPESKLLMSMSLRILKAHRPDFDSEVTSSVDGPQIPGLSRSSSMKAASVLPPTMKKQDSRISQSSVAASIDEAVAAVEDEMTRGSQSELMSASPTNNATQLENQTLYHRTPSTTSSAGVDGLGRIQLTLRFNIQRQKLVVIVHKIANIPLKDPSNIPDPYVKLYLLPGRAKESKRKTNVVKDNCDPVYDATFEYIISPAEMNNSELEVTVCTQKGFLGGSPVIGMVKVPLGNPEVYNAQGITTWYDLLHEHKFE
- the LOC134836154 gene encoding extended synaptotagmin-2 isoform X3, producing the protein MKYKRSSKKKKDKNVIYIQQEPKGLKSIFGNVMRGKGFFQSLICCSTQTDTYRNDDASSSLLRQEQTLPSVPEAGPVVTQPSVDKSDAAKDTMTGASKELSPEKASNDQFVDARPIDEGIIASVYSFAKKAATVGIVYLVGYMGWSVAWLIGPVILSVIRDQWQRKSDQRRNDAKAIATTDERRVILARLNDLPSWVFFPDVERCEWLNRILKQVWPNANDFARALIKDSIEPNVAKALAGYKLHNFHFDRVILGTIPIRIGGVKVYEKNVARNEIIMDLDIFYAGDCDITFTLGAMRGGIKDFQIHGMVRIVMKPLISVMPLIGGMQIFFLNNPNIDFNLVGVVDLLDMPGLSDILRRIIVEQVAAIMVLPNKLPIVLNDTVPAHQLKMPEPEGVLRVHLVEAKNLMKMDIGMLGKGKSDPYAIISVGAQQFKTATINNTVNPKWDYWCEACVDVVHHTLINIRLFDWDRTGEADPLGRATIEISTIVQKGEFDTWLELEQAKHGSIHLRLSWMTLSSDRNDLQAALEETQLLRVNSMSTAILTVFLDSAKNLPHPRPQSNPDPFVVISVNKKEERTAVQMRSDEPVWEQGYTFLVSNPENDTIQFKVIDQKTTSSLGTLTYIISQLLPRDKMEIRSQPFALQNAGPESKLLMSMSLRILKAHRPDFDSEVTSSVDGPQIPGLSRSSSMKAASVLPPTMKKQDSRISQSSVAASIDEAVAAVEDEMTRGSQSELMSASPTNNATQLENQTLYHRTPSTTSSAGVDGLGRIQLTLRFNIQRQKLVVIVHKIANIPLKDPSNIPDPYVKLYLLPGRAKESKRKTNVVKDNCDPVYDATFEYIISPAEMNNSELEVTVCTQKGFLGGSPVIGMVKVPLGNPEVYNAQGITTWYDLLHEHKFE
- the LOC134836154 gene encoding extended synaptotagmin-2 isoform X1 codes for the protein MKYKRSSKKKKDKNVIYIQQEPKGLKSIFGNVMRGKGFFQSLICCSTQTDTYRNDDASSSLLRQEQTLPSVPEAGPVVTQPSVDKSDAAKDTMTGASKELSPEKASNDQFVDARPIDEGIIASVYSFAKKAATVGIVYLVGYMGWSVAWLIGPVILSVIRDQWQRKSDQRRNDAKAIATTDERRVILARLNDLPSWVFFPDVERCEWLNRILKQVWPNANDFARALIKDSIEPNVAKALAGYKLHNFHFDRVILGTIPIRIGGVKVYEKNVARNEIIMDLDIFYAGDCDITFTLGAMRGGIKDFQIHGMVRIVMKPLISVMPLIGGMQIFFLNNPNIDFNLVGVVDLLDMPGLSDILRRIIVEQVAAIMVLPNKLPIVLNDTVPAHQLKMPEPEGVLRVHLVEAKNLMKMDIGMLGKGKSDPYAIISVGAQQFKTATINNTVNPKWDYWCEAEVNATVGQEIEFELWDYDPGFPGVQNDDFLGRATIEISTIVQKGEFDTWLELEQAKHGSIHLRLSWMTLSSDRNDLQAALEETQLLRVNSMSTAILTVFLDSAKNLPHPRPQSNPDPFVVISVNKKEERTAVQMRSDEPVWEQGYTFLVSNPENDTIQFKVIDQKTTSSLGTLTYIISQLLPRDKMEIRSQPFALQNAGPESKLLMSMSLRILKAHRPDFDSEVTSSVDGPQIPGLSRSSSMKAASVLPPTMKKQDSRISQSSVAASIDEAVAAVEDEMTRGSQSELMSASPTNNATQLENQTLYHRTPSTTSSAGVDGLGRIQLTLRFNIQRQKLVVIVHKIANIPLKDPSNIPDPYVKLYLLPGRAKESKRKTNVVKDNCDPVYDATFEYIISPAEMNNSELEVTVCTQKGFLGGSPVIGMVKVPLGNPEVYNAQGITTWYDLLHEHKFE